In a single window of the Pseudohongiella acticola genome:
- a CDS encoding GspE/PulE family protein has translation MSNIISLPIFTQLLEPAGIAPAQDFVNSHELVCETLPDSQLRARIRFVMHNAGPGNNEINVRFRPAGTDEVRRLTKHWRAELSPTIDADGTDDVFVSGFEDDEELKDLASEAPIIRLVNHLFARALDLNASDIHFEPNEEHLDVRCRVDGIMHRIERLPVRITTAVASRLKLMARMDIGEKRLPQDGRIDFRTGGKQLDMRVSTLPGVHGESIVLRILDRGDTAVSLQQLGMPDNILGSYQSLINQPHGMILITGPTGSGKTTTLYATLEKINSQKSKIITVEDPVEYQLEGITQIQANAAIGLSFAAGLRSIVRQDPDVIMVGEIRDHETAEIAIESALTGHLVFSTLHTNDAAGAITRLQDMGVEGYLISSSMLCVQAQRLVRRICTDCGEPHTITPDEEQVLQIRAQDYPQVRRGKGCDRCGETGYRGRIGLYELLVMSDAIRHKIASGADANIIRSQAIREGMKTLREDALEKLAAGLTTPEEVVRVTRAGAAS, from the coding sequence ATGTCCAATATCATCAGTCTGCCGATCTTTACCCAGTTGCTCGAACCCGCGGGCATTGCGCCAGCGCAGGATTTTGTCAACAGCCATGAACTCGTCTGCGAGACTCTGCCGGATAGCCAGTTACGCGCGCGCATCCGATTCGTCATGCACAATGCCGGCCCCGGCAATAACGAGATAAACGTACGTTTTCGACCGGCTGGCACTGATGAAGTCAGGCGGTTGACCAAACACTGGCGGGCAGAATTGTCACCGACAATTGATGCTGACGGCACCGACGATGTGTTTGTTTCCGGTTTTGAAGACGATGAGGAACTTAAAGACCTTGCTTCTGAAGCGCCCATTATCCGACTGGTCAATCACCTGTTTGCGCGTGCCCTGGATCTGAATGCCAGCGACATACACTTTGAGCCCAATGAAGAACATCTGGATGTGCGCTGTCGTGTTGATGGCATCATGCACCGAATCGAAAGACTGCCGGTACGAATCACAACGGCCGTGGCATCGCGTCTGAAACTGATGGCGCGCATGGACATCGGTGAAAAGCGATTGCCACAGGATGGTCGTATAGACTTCCGCACCGGCGGCAAACAACTGGACATGCGAGTATCGACATTGCCTGGCGTGCACGGGGAGTCCATTGTGTTGCGAATCCTGGATCGCGGCGATACCGCAGTCAGTCTGCAGCAACTGGGCATGCCGGATAATATTTTGGGCAGCTATCAAAGTCTGATCAACCAGCCTCACGGTATGATTCTGATTACCGGCCCTACCGGCAGCGGTAAAACCACCACCCTGTACGCGACGCTGGAAAAAATAAACAGCCAGAAAAGCAAAATCATTACCGTTGAAGATCCCGTGGAATACCAGCTGGAAGGCATTACCCAGATTCAGGCCAATGCCGCAATCGGATTGTCTTTCGCTGCGGGGCTGCGCTCGATCGTGCGGCAGGACCCCGACGTTATCATGGTCGGGGAAATCCGTGACCATGAAACTGCCGAGATCGCCATTGAGTCGGCGCTGACCGGGCACCTGGTTTTCTCTACCCTGCACACCAACGATGCCGCTGGTGCCATCACCCGGTTACAGGACATGGGGGTTGAAGGTTATCTGATCAGTTCCAGCATGTTGTGTGTTCAGGCGCAGCGTCTGGTGCGTCGCATCTGTACCGACTGTGGCGAGCCACACACGATTACCCCTGACGAAGAGCAGGTACTGCAGATTCGCGCGCAGGACTATCCTCAGGTGCGTCGCGGCAAGGGTTGTGATCGTTGTGGTGAAACCGGTTACCGGGGCCGGATTGGTCTGTATGAACTGCTGGTCATGTCGGATGCGATTCGTCACAAAATTGCCAGCGGCGCGGATGCCAACATCATCCGCAGCCAGGCGATCAGGGAAGGCATGAAAACGTTGCGCGAGGATGCACTGGAAAAACTCGCAGCGGGCCTCACTACGCCGGAAGAAGTGGTGCGCGTGACTCGGGCCGGAGCAGCGTCATGA
- a CDS encoding type II secretion system F family protein: MSLAQFNYQAYDVSGKIQRGHISADSEREVVKLLKNRQLIPVKISPASQSEKRVRTGKKIRPRDLLDFTTGLRTLVDARVPLDKALRLLEGITESSAMRELVVTMRRDVKEGKSLAEAMETRPDVFSRMYINIVRAGEEGGILHQLLPDLAEFLETSANNRQAIVSAMVYPIVLLVTGVISVFLLLVFVIPQFAIMFQDAGTDVPASAAFLLALSEGVQQYGYLFVLMIAGLVFWWRWQDRQAATKLRKDAFLLRTPLLGQLLLYRDCAVFARTLGALLGAGIPLIRALRVAREVVSNTELVRLLARVEEDVRGGAGLGVSLEKAGVFPTLLHQLVAVGEESGRTGSILLKTAETFDQSVKNQMASLVSALQPGLILLLGIAVGGITITMLSAVFSMNAVQF; this comes from the coding sequence ATGAGTCTGGCTCAGTTCAACTATCAGGCCTATGATGTCAGCGGCAAGATTCAGCGCGGGCACATTTCTGCAGATTCGGAACGTGAAGTTGTTAAACTGCTGAAGAACCGGCAACTGATTCCGGTGAAAATCAGTCCGGCCAGTCAGAGCGAAAAACGGGTACGCACCGGTAAAAAAATCAGGCCGCGCGATCTGCTCGATTTCACCACCGGCCTGCGCACTCTGGTGGACGCCCGGGTGCCATTGGACAAGGCGCTGCGTTTGCTGGAAGGAATCACCGAGTCCAGCGCGATGCGGGAACTGGTTGTGACCATGCGCCGGGATGTCAAAGAAGGCAAGAGTCTGGCAGAAGCCATGGAAACCCGGCCGGACGTATTCTCACGTATGTATATCAATATCGTCCGTGCTGGCGAGGAAGGCGGCATTCTGCACCAATTGCTGCCAGACCTGGCTGAGTTTCTGGAAACCAGTGCCAACAATCGACAGGCCATTGTCTCTGCCATGGTTTACCCGATTGTGTTGTTGGTTACCGGTGTCATCTCCGTGTTTCTGTTGCTGGTGTTTGTGATTCCACAGTTCGCCATCATGTTTCAGGATGCCGGCACCGATGTGCCTGCGTCCGCGGCTTTTCTGCTTGCCCTGAGCGAAGGCGTTCAGCAATACGGCTACCTGTTTGTGCTGATGATTGCGGGGCTGGTGTTCTGGTGGCGATGGCAGGACCGGCAGGCCGCGACTAAACTGCGCAAAGATGCATTTTTGTTACGCACGCCACTGCTCGGCCAGTTGCTGTTATATCGCGACTGTGCCGTTTTTGCCCGCACGCTGGGTGCGTTGCTGGGCGCAGGCATACCCTTGATCCGGGCGCTGAGAGTTGCGCGTGAAGTGGTCAGCAATACCGAATTGGTGCGTTTGCTGGCGCGCGTTGAGGAAGATGTACGAGGGGGCGCCGGACTTGGCGTGTCACTGGAAAAAGCCGGAGTATTTCCGACGCTGTTGCATCAGCTGGTCGCGGTCGGTGAAGAATCCGGTCGCACCGGCAGCATCTTGCTGAAAACGGCAGAGACTTTCGACCAGAGCGTAAAGAATCAGATGGCCAGCCTGGTATCTGCCTTGCAGCCCGGGCTCATCCTGCTGCTGGGCATTGCCGTGGGCGGTATCACCATTACCATGTTGTCGGCCGTGTTCAGCATGAACGCGGTACAATTTTAA
- the gspD gene encoding type II secretion system secretin GspD, protein MKGNIRPIALLGFAVALSSCASMQTGSGSQAGRSTPPSSVAESTAVPSATRPASEDMSARQMAEAADSAERQALIAEINRDGVRVSSDGYRETVPSPIEAPAQDVVELNYEQADLRDVLTELADALDITMIIDPTISDLVSIRTAANRPLAYEDIWPLVRLLTRQNGVLLERENDIYYATKGDSNLPVEVTTPDNLQRGTANYVMQITPLTYISVESALELLTPLVTPDGTVTRISNSNTLAVSASRGQLSRVNELLDLIDDDPFMNQGIQLYPLSNASAADVAQELQDILQLIEGGSPAFQVQALERVNSLLVTAPATRGFDEISRWIRILDADRQEQAEQLFQYRVKNLNATELAETLTEVFRREDDNDTVPGNEDDDDDSRDEREAFFEFNENGEPVARQPASSNTLVTSVAVSANLRVTIVADDATNTLLIRSNPRDYRQLLAIINQLDSAPLQVMLNAVIAQVVLTDDTSFGVDWSRVLESADSTTRLGTSFLPAGADGQSGLGGLLFNRAFLDGAARVEATLEAIAVNNDVRLLARPSLTVVNNMEGQIRIGAEVPVRLGGTTTTVGTTENIQYRDTGIELNITPRINDEGVVNLVIRQALSSVSENSGVLGNPIFENQEIETTVVVRDGENIVLGGLIQNSNDNLNTGVPVLNRVPGLGRLFSYQRDNNERRELFIVIRPEIINVNEQNNASYREILNRFELAAEVLSEDY, encoded by the coding sequence GTGAAAGGAAACATCAGGCCAATCGCCTTGCTCGGGTTTGCAGTCGCGCTGTCATCCTGCGCGTCCATGCAAACAGGTAGCGGCAGCCAGGCTGGTCGTAGTACGCCGCCCTCAAGTGTGGCGGAATCGACCGCTGTGCCATCGGCCACCCGACCTGCCTCTGAGGACATGTCTGCCCGCCAGATGGCCGAAGCCGCCGACAGCGCGGAGCGGCAGGCGTTGATTGCCGAGATCAATCGTGACGGTGTCCGGGTCAGTTCTGACGGCTACCGTGAAACGGTGCCGTCACCGATCGAGGCACCGGCTCAGGATGTCGTGGAACTGAATTATGAGCAGGCCGACCTGCGTGATGTGTTGACCGAGCTTGCCGATGCGCTTGACATTACCATGATCATTGATCCCACCATCTCGGATCTGGTCAGTATACGCACCGCTGCCAATCGACCACTGGCTTATGAAGATATCTGGCCCCTGGTGCGATTGCTGACACGCCAGAACGGTGTCCTGCTTGAACGTGAGAATGACATCTACTACGCCACCAAGGGCGATTCCAATCTGCCAGTGGAAGTCACCACACCTGACAATCTGCAGCGCGGTACCGCCAACTACGTCATGCAGATAACACCACTGACCTACATTTCTGTTGAATCCGCACTTGAGCTGCTCACGCCGCTGGTGACTCCTGATGGTACCGTCACCCGCATCTCCAACAGCAACACATTGGCGGTGTCTGCCAGTCGCGGACAACTGTCTCGTGTCAATGAGTTGCTGGACCTGATTGACGACGATCCGTTCATGAATCAGGGCATCCAGCTTTATCCATTGAGCAATGCCAGCGCCGCTGATGTAGCGCAGGAGCTGCAGGATATTTTGCAGCTTATCGAAGGTGGTTCGCCTGCATTCCAGGTGCAGGCACTGGAGCGTGTCAATTCCCTGCTGGTGACGGCACCTGCCACTCGCGGTTTCGACGAAATCAGCCGCTGGATACGCATTCTCGACGCTGACCGTCAGGAGCAGGCAGAACAATTGTTTCAATACCGGGTCAAGAATCTGAATGCCACGGAGCTGGCGGAAACCCTGACCGAAGTGTTCCGGCGGGAAGATGACAACGACACCGTTCCCGGCAATGAGGATGACGACGATGACTCACGCGATGAGCGCGAAGCTTTCTTCGAATTCAACGAGAACGGTGAACCAGTCGCACGCCAGCCTGCCAGTTCAAATACGCTGGTGACCTCGGTTGCCGTGTCTGCCAATTTGCGCGTCACCATCGTTGCCGACGATGCCACCAATACTCTGTTGATTCGCAGTAATCCGCGCGACTACCGGCAGTTGCTGGCCATCATCAATCAGCTGGATAGTGCGCCATTGCAGGTCATGCTTAACGCTGTCATCGCGCAGGTGGTGCTGACTGACGACACGTCTTTCGGTGTCGACTGGTCTCGGGTGCTGGAGTCTGCTGACAGCACGACACGACTGGGAACCAGTTTTCTGCCAGCCGGTGCCGATGGTCAGTCCGGGCTCGGAGGACTGTTGTTCAACCGGGCTTTCCTTGATGGCGCTGCCCGTGTCGAAGCAACACTGGAGGCAATCGCGGTTAACAATGATGTGAGGCTACTGGCGCGTCCGTCGCTGACCGTGGTCAACAACATGGAAGGTCAGATTCGTATCGGTGCCGAAGTTCCGGTGCGCCTTGGCGGAACCACCACGACAGTTGGCACGACTGAAAATATTCAATACCGCGATACCGGTATTGAGCTTAACATCACGCCCCGCATCAATGATGAGGGTGTCGTAAATCTGGTCATACGTCAGGCGCTGTCATCAGTGTCGGAAAATTCCGGTGTTCTTGGCAATCCGATATTCGAGAATCAGGAAATTGAAACCACGGTTGTGGTCAGGGATGGCGAAAATATCGTGCTGGGTGGGTTGATCCAGAACAGCAACGACAACCTGAATACCGGTGTTCCGGTTCTCAATCGGGTGCCTGGACTGGGCCGTCTGTTCAGCTACCAGCGCGATAACAACGAGCGTCGCGAACTGTTTATTGTGATCCGGCCAGAGATTATTAACGTTAATGAGCAGAACAATGCCAGCTATCGGGAGATCCTGAACCGATTCGAGCTGGCGGCAGAAGTGCTCTCCGAAGACTATTAA
- the gspG gene encoding type II secretion system major pseudopilin GspG, which yields MKSARSITNSAMRNRGFTIIELLIVMAILGMLAVMVAPNLFNQADSARRDAVLSQISSLGSALDAYRLDIGQYPDSLDGLVRDTSSRSTWNGPYIRGSLPVDPWGNAYQYESNGRDYSLMSYGADGRDGGEGNDADISI from the coding sequence ATGAAGTCAGCCAGATCTATCACTAACAGCGCCATGCGCAATCGTGGTTTTACCATCATAGAGTTGCTTATTGTCATGGCCATTCTGGGCATGTTGGCGGTCATGGTGGCGCCCAACCTGTTCAATCAGGCCGACAGTGCCCGTCGTGATGCCGTGTTGTCACAAATTTCGTCACTGGGCAGTGCGCTCGACGCTTACCGTCTGGACATTGGGCAGTACCCCGATTCACTGGACGGCCTGGTGCGTGATACCAGCAGCCGTTCAACGTGGAATGGTCCCTATATTCGCGGCTCGTTGCCAGTAGACCCCTGGGGCAATGCATATCAGTACGAATCAAACGGTCGTGACTATTCATTGATGTCTTATGGCGCCGACGGCCGCGATGGTGGCGAGGGCAATGACGCAGATATCAGCATTTGA
- a CDS encoding GspH/FimT family pseudopilin, with translation MTQISAFDRMPWTRGLPARQCGFTLLELLLVLGILGMAATLIGPGLASLNSPGFTAQVREATGLLNYARRMAVVQGTPAAIEMQGTGGDTGDRDNVDDSRQQADIVGRWTGDNIVLNYRDSAGQDAPPDERLQITFFPEGGSTGGELILQQDGRQLTISVDPFSGRVQVLDEE, from the coding sequence ATGACGCAGATATCAGCATTTGACAGGATGCCCTGGACGCGCGGGCTCCCTGCGCGTCAATGTGGTTTTACGCTGCTGGAGCTGCTGTTGGTGCTGGGCATACTGGGAATGGCGGCCACGCTGATCGGACCCGGACTGGCATCGCTGAACTCACCCGGATTTACTGCGCAGGTGCGCGAAGCGACCGGCCTGCTGAATTATGCACGGCGCATGGCTGTGGTCCAGGGAACGCCGGCTGCTATAGAAATGCAGGGCACGGGCGGTGACACTGGCGATCGCGACAACGTTGACGACTCCAGGCAGCAGGCGGACATTGTCGGTCGCTGGACAGGGGACAACATCGTTCTCAATTATCGGGACAGTGCCGGGCAGGACGCGCCGCCAGATGAGCGCTTGCAAATTACATTCTTTCCGGAAGGTGGCAGTACCGGGGGCGAACTGATCCTGCAACAGGACGGCCGTCAACTGACCATCAGTGTGGATCCATTCTCCGGTCGGGTACAGGTGCTGGATGAAGAATAG
- a CDS encoding type II secretion system protein codes for MKNRPGAIIRNRGFTLLEVMVALTITSLVLGALFSLAAGSKQLAVRTQSTLQDTMAARAQINSSLLDNEYRELEPIIGNTRFQTESGDILPDVLRRTAPMNDLLQTFRIVDEDTDEVINGVRWIRLELPQ; via the coding sequence ATGAAGAATAGACCTGGCGCCATTATCCGTAACAGAGGCTTTACTTTGCTAGAGGTCATGGTTGCGCTCACCATCACCAGCCTGGTGCTGGGCGCCCTGTTCAGTCTGGCGGCCGGCAGCAAACAGCTGGCAGTGCGCACTCAATCGACCTTACAGGACACCATGGCCGCACGGGCTCAGATCAATTCTTCATTGTTGGACAACGAGTACCGAGAACTGGAACCGATTATCGGGAATACCCGGTTCCAGACCGAGTCCGGTGACATACTGCCTGATGTATTGCGTCGCACCGCTCCGATGAATGACCTGTTGCAGACTTTCCGGATTGTTGACGAAGACACCGATGAAGTCATAAACGGCGTGCGCTGGATACGCCTGGAGTTACCGCAATGA
- a CDS encoding PulJ/GspJ family protein — MTAPTLSSFCERSPAFALPAPPPAHGGYCGIKSSRGFTLLEIMIALSLTAMLLTMLTAGMYGVIRDWDNNAEGLENSLDETVALLQLERALQGAFPHSFRDPDTLARQVFFVGEPDSLSWVSTVSPQRAPGLTAWRLYDEPGTGVFLQLAPALSDNPLQRLEDAEPRLLLADYSLEFNYLFEDLEFARRWRDTWDGGELLALPMAVHIVLQPTARNARNDELDIVASVRAVEHRNLTPNTGLLQ; from the coding sequence ATGACAGCGCCGACTCTTTCAAGTTTCTGCGAGCGATCCCCTGCTTTTGCTCTCCCCGCTCCTCCGCCCGCTCATGGCGGTTATTGCGGAATAAAATCATCACGTGGTTTCACCCTGCTCGAAATCATGATTGCATTGTCGCTGACCGCAATGTTGCTGACCATGCTGACTGCGGGCATGTATGGGGTGATCCGTGACTGGGACAATAACGCGGAAGGGCTGGAAAATTCGCTGGACGAAACCGTGGCGCTTTTGCAGCTGGAGCGCGCACTGCAGGGAGCATTCCCGCACAGCTTTCGCGACCCTGACACGCTGGCCCGGCAGGTGTTTTTTGTTGGTGAGCCGGATTCACTGAGTTGGGTCTCGACAGTATCACCGCAACGAGCTCCCGGGCTGACCGCCTGGCGGCTGTATGATGAACCAGGTACCGGCGTGTTTCTACAGCTTGCACCGGCACTGAGTGACAACCCGCTGCAACGACTGGAGGATGCAGAACCACGTCTGTTGCTGGCCGACTACTCACTGGAATTTAATTACCTGTTTGAAGACCTGGAGTTTGCAAGGCGCTGGCGTGACACCTGGGACGGGGGTGAGTTGCTGGCCCTGCCCATGGCCGTGCACATTGTTCTGCAACCAACGGCACGCAATGCACGCAATGACGAGCTGGATATCGTCGCATCGGTCAGAGCCGTGGAACATCGAAACCTGACGCCCAATACAGGATTGTTGCAATGA
- a CDS encoding type II secretion system minor pseudopilin, whose translation MSAQLSSVRPLPARQRGAVMIMVLWTAVVMTILVTVLAANVRLSATTAFYNKAGNEDYAAVMAAMHKAEMELMMERMPVPVGQELTLNDDGEFRIPAYRFNGQPLTLNYAADDNMVVRIYDHAGKINLNRIERTRLQLIVEKKLGEGFDPRQVQELLAAWDDWTDLNTLLTPGGAEDDYYESLDPPYTARNVPELDSVEEIRLIRGFDELFADVDLEAAFTIYGTGNAVNPNLATREALLLLPGLDEELVEEIIAHREQTDFRVMREVGEIVPLEEMVELSPWLGFNTSSFYSVYAYPARAQSASQAMTDDGNYNSASLADDPVQQAYMQVMEVRSANNRARVYQVNPYAQLPDTRRAQIDD comes from the coding sequence ATGAGTGCGCAGCTATCAAGTGTCCGGCCATTGCCGGCCCGGCAGCGCGGCGCGGTCATGATTATGGTGTTGTGGACCGCCGTGGTCATGACCATTCTGGTGACGGTGCTGGCGGCAAATGTGCGATTGTCAGCGACCACGGCTTTCTACAACAAGGCCGGCAATGAGGATTACGCAGCCGTGATGGCTGCCATGCACAAGGCTGAAATGGAGCTGATGATGGAGCGCATGCCAGTGCCAGTGGGCCAGGAACTGACGCTGAATGATGACGGTGAATTCCGTATTCCGGCCTATCGCTTTAATGGTCAGCCGCTGACACTGAATTACGCGGCAGACGACAACATGGTGGTTCGTATTTACGATCATGCTGGCAAAATCAACCTCAACCGTATCGAACGCACAAGGCTGCAGCTGATCGTCGAAAAAAAGCTGGGTGAAGGGTTCGATCCGCGTCAGGTACAGGAACTGCTGGCCGCGTGGGACGACTGGACCGACCTGAATACCCTGCTCACTCCCGGGGGCGCCGAAGACGACTATTATGAATCCCTGGACCCGCCCTACACCGCGCGCAATGTGCCAGAACTGGACTCAGTGGAAGAGATACGCTTGATCCGCGGTTTTGATGAACTGTTTGCTGACGTTGATCTGGAGGCGGCGTTCACAATCTATGGGACCGGCAATGCCGTCAACCCGAATCTGGCGACCCGGGAAGCACTGTTGTTGTTGCCTGGGCTGGACGAAGAACTGGTAGAAGAAATTATTGCTCATCGTGAGCAAACCGACTTTCGTGTGATGCGTGAAGTCGGTGAAATCGTGCCACTGGAAGAAATGGTGGAACTCTCCCCCTGGCTGGGTTTCAACACCTCGAGTTTTTATTCAGTGTATGCCTACCCGGCCCGTGCTCAGTCTGCCAGTCAGGCAATGACAGATGATGGTAACTATAACAGCGCCTCACTGGCGGATGATCCGGTGCAGCAGGCGTACATGCAGGTCATGGAAGTGCGCTCGGCTAACAATCGAGCGCGTGTCTATCAGGTCAATCCTTATGCGCAGTTGCCGGACACTCGCCGCGCCCAGATCGACGATTAG
- a CDS encoding ABC transporter ATP-binding protein: MHSISVANVHKEFRIYDRPQDRLLELLLRQPRHRMFHVLQDISFDVLEGKSLGIVGDNGAGKSTLMKLLVGTLEPSGGQIAIRGQVAALLELGAGFHPEFTGRRNIHLNASLLGVPDDDIDAMENDIIEFSELRDFIDRPVKTYSSGMYVRLAFSIATMVRPDVLVIDEALSVGDIAFQKKCVQRMNEFRAQNKTMVFCSHSMYHVQELCDTAIWLEQGKIREIGKSDEIVARYEDHCNSRRVYTQGEAQANSHQAETPDAVKDCRILQTLVRNVDGELIDSIDPLQDFVMELQAEILNDDVTCYFGFALMKDLEEVMSSYLAIDRPEVEHGPFRKGEKITVQVRVEAMAMRVGKFHVLSGAADASGLLWYETRLSKEINVNPGKGWGTLVMRSSWSMQRD, from the coding sequence ATGCATAGTATTTCAGTGGCAAACGTGCACAAGGAATTTCGCATCTACGATCGGCCCCAGGACCGACTGCTGGAACTGTTGTTGCGCCAGCCGCGCCATCGTATGTTTCACGTCTTGCAGGATATTTCCTTTGACGTCCTGGAAGGCAAGAGCCTGGGTATTGTCGGCGACAACGGAGCCGGCAAGTCCACACTGATGAAGTTGCTGGTCGGCACGCTGGAACCCAGCGGCGGACAGATCGCCATTCGCGGTCAGGTGGCAGCATTGCTGGAACTGGGCGCGGGCTTTCATCCCGAGTTCACTGGTCGGCGCAATATCCATCTTAATGCCAGTCTGCTGGGTGTACCCGACGATGACATTGATGCCATGGAAAACGACATCATTGAATTTTCCGAATTGCGCGATTTTATCGACCGACCTGTTAAAACCTATTCCTCAGGCATGTATGTGCGCCTGGCATTTTCCATCGCCACCATGGTGAGACCGGATGTACTGGTCATTGACGAAGCACTGTCAGTAGGTGACATTGCGTTCCAGAAAAAATGTGTGCAGCGCATGAACGAGTTCCGTGCCCAGAACAAGACCATGGTGTTCTGCAGTCACTCGATGTATCACGTCCAGGAATTGTGCGACACTGCCATCTGGCTGGAGCAGGGCAAAATCCGGGAGATCGGTAAAAGCGACGAGATCGTCGCGCGCTATGAAGATCACTGTAACAGTCGACGCGTTTATACTCAGGGCGAAGCGCAGGCCAACAGCCATCAGGCAGAAACACCGGATGCGGTGAAAGACTGCCGAATTCTGCAGACGCTGGTGCGCAATGTCGACGGTGAGCTAATCGACAGTATTGATCCTCTGCAGGACTTTGTCATGGAACTGCAGGCGGAAATACTTAACGACGATGTGACCTGCTATTTTGGTTTCGCTTTGATGAAAGATCTGGAAGAAGTGATGTCATCCTATCTGGCCATCGACCGGCCGGAAGTCGAACACGGTCCGTTCCGCAAAGGTGAAAAGATCACCGTGCAGGTGCGGGTAGAAGCCATGGCCATGCGGGTCGGCAAATTTCACGTGCTCAGTGGCGCCGCCGATGCCAGTGGATTGCTGTGGTACGAAACCCGACTCAGCAAAGAGATCAACGTCAACCCGGGCAAGGGTTGGGGTACGCTGGTCATGCGGTCCTCCTGGAGCATGCAGCGCGACTGA
- a CDS encoding ABC transporter permease gives MFFSLMRQWVLSPVRHFRLFHQFVRQEFSGQFAGSLGGFLWLFVTPIVNISIYSFVFSVVFRAPLPENFGDVSFVIFLMIGYLPWFAFADAMGRASGLLLEKAPLITKVMFPVQLIPMVGTLVPYLVHGIAIFVFLVYLATQGYFDLMWLWLPVALGLQFLFTMGLVAILSAFCVFLRDIQQMVTLLLTAWFFLTPIIYPLSLLPENLRPFMMLNPMHSFVQFYREIILLGDFSVPHFQVMVLASVVSFLLGGWLFMRIKHAFGDVL, from the coding sequence ATGTTTTTTAGTCTAATGCGTCAGTGGGTGCTGTCTCCGGTTCGTCACTTCCGGCTGTTCCACCAGTTTGTCCGACAGGAGTTCAGCGGCCAGTTTGCCGGGTCACTGGGGGGATTCCTGTGGCTGTTTGTCACCCCCATCGTCAATATCAGCATTTATTCCTTTGTCTTCAGTGTGGTTTTCCGGGCTCCGTTGCCGGAGAACTTTGGCGATGTCTCGTTTGTGATCTTCCTGATGATCGGCTACCTGCCCTGGTTTGCCTTTGCCGACGCCATGGGACGGGCCAGTGGTCTATTGCTGGAAAAGGCGCCGCTGATTACCAAAGTCATGTTTCCGGTGCAGTTGATTCCCATGGTGGGCACGCTGGTGCCCTATCTGGTACACGGTATCGCCATATTTGTGTTTCTGGTGTATCTGGCTACTCAAGGTTATTTTGATTTGATGTGGCTCTGGCTGCCGGTGGCACTGGGGCTGCAGTTCCTGTTTACCATGGGACTGGTTGCGATTCTGTCAGCCTTTTGTGTGTTTCTGCGTGATATTCAGCAGATGGTGACCTTGCTGCTGACCGCCTGGTTTTTCCTGACCCCGATTATTTATCCATTGTCACTGCTGCCGGAGAACCTGCGCCCGTTCATGATGCTTAACCCCATGCACAGTTTTGTGCAGTTCTATCGTGAAATCATTCTGCTGGGCGACTTTTCCGTGCCACACTTCCAGGTCATGGTGCTGGCTTCGGTGGTCAGTTTTCTGCTTGGCGGCTGGTTATTCATGCGCATCAAGCACGCGTTCGGGGATGTGTTGTAA